In Clostridium novyi, one genomic interval encodes:
- a CDS encoding ABC transporter permease — protein MKNYIKTEFKRGFFSKRNKIAILLCFLSMILCVFDNLIHIYPRDDASKLFTYTMAELIVIIAPILACLPFVDSYLNDVESGTLKYIYTKITPMKYAITKILVNGLLGGLVMLIGATLSFLVFLTRGIHVSDSALINKELINIYTKTPFFYIVLIIFFMFIFGFVISTLGLGMSTIITNKYIAILFPFILYMLAGIFLGGINNRLDPMNLLSLDDGVLIYIVLYDLLLFVIGIVLFLTKILRHGDVIE, from the coding sequence TTGAAAAATTACATAAAAACAGAATTTAAAAGAGGGTTCTTTTCAAAGAGGAATAAGATAGCTATCCTACTATGTTTTTTATCTATGATTTTATGTGTTTTTGATAATCTAATACATATATATCCTAGGGATGATGCAAGTAAATTATTTACATATACAATGGCAGAATTAATAGTAATCATAGCACCTATATTAGCATGTTTACCTTTTGTAGATTCTTATCTTAATGATGTAGAATCTGGAACTTTGAAATACATATATACCAAAATAACTCCAATGAAATATGCTATAACTAAAATTTTAGTTAATGGATTACTTGGAGGGCTTGTTATGCTAATTGGAGCCACCTTAAGTTTTCTAGTTTTTTTAACTCGTGGAATTCATGTTTCAGATAGTGCCTTAATAAATAAAGAATTAATTAATATATACACTAAAACTCCTTTTTTCTATATAGTTCTTATAATATTTTTCATGTTTATATTTGGATTTGTAATTTCAACACTAGGGCTTGGTATGTCTACTATAATAACAAATAAATACATAGCTATATTGTTTCCATTTATATTGTATATGTTAGCTGGAATATTTCTAGGGGGTATTAACAATAGATTAGATCCCATGAATTTATTATCATTAGATGATGGTGTGCTGATTTATATAGTATTGTACGATTTGTTATTATTTGTAATTGGAATAGTGTTATTTTTGACTAAAATTCTAAGGCATGGTGATGTAATTGAATAA
- a CDS encoding ABC transporter ATP-binding protein encodes MDKHIIKVENLSKEIDCNVIFDNINLNISEGTICGIVGINGSGKSMLLKAISGLVYGSSGTIKVFDTIIHNGKFPENFGVLLDSPGLLPQYSAFDNLKILASINNVITDNQIKDTLKLVGLNPDDKRPTKKYSLGMKQKVGIAQALMEKPKLLLLDEPMNALDEKSILHMRELILNLKKQKVTIVLTSHNKDDIDILCDKVYKIDSGKLTLVE; translated from the coding sequence ATGGACAAACATATAATCAAAGTAGAAAATTTAAGTAAAGAAATAGATTGTAATGTAATTTTTGATAATATTAATTTAAATATTTCAGAAGGAACTATCTGTGGAATTGTTGGTATTAATGGTTCAGGTAAGAGCATGTTATTAAAGGCTATATCAGGTTTAGTATATGGAAGTTCTGGAACAATTAAAGTTTTTGATACTATCATACATAATGGTAAATTTCCAGAAAATTTTGGAGTATTATTGGATTCACCAGGATTATTACCTCAATATAGTGCTTTTGATAATTTAAAAATACTGGCATCTATAAACAATGTAATTACAGATAATCAAATAAAAGATACTCTTAAATTAGTAGGACTAAATCCAGATGACAAAAGACCTACCAAAAAGTATTCACTTGGAATGAAGCAAAAGGTAGGAATAGCCCAAGCGTTAATGGAAAAACCTAAGCTTCTTTTATTAGACGAGCCAATGAATGCTTTAGATGAAAAAAGTATATTACATATGAGAGAGCTTATCCTAAATCTAAAAAAGCAAAAAGTCACCATCGTTCTGACAAGTCATAATAAGGATGATATTGATATACTATGCGATAAAGTATATAAAATAGATTCAGGAAAACTAACGTTAGTTGAGTAA
- a CDS encoding lysozyme: MIFEEATRALKEEINDCANKIKKSLNSKGVNLNQHQFDALCSFAYNCGYPKLLNSTLYKRICAGVRDSSLKSNFEAYKKVGNKVCQGLLNRRRDEYEMFMYGDYKRNH, from the coding sequence ATTATATTTGAAGAAGCAACTAGAGCACTAAAAGAAGAAATCAATGACTGCGCTAACAAGATAAAAAAAAGCCTTAATTCTAAGGGAGTTAATTTGAATCAACATCAATTTGATGCTTTATGTAGTTTTGCGTATAATTGTGGATATCCTAAATTACTTAACTCAACACTATATAAAAGAATATGTGCAGGAGTTAGAGACTCTTCTTTAAAATCAAATTTTGAAGCATATAAAAAAGTCGGTAATAAAGTCTGTCAAGGATTATTGAATAGACGTAGAGATGAATATGAAATGTTTATGTATGGAGATTACAAAAGAAATCATTAA
- a CDS encoding sigma-70 family RNA polymerase sigma factor has translation MENIIKKAKEGDRASIISIIEKYKPFIFKSACKYNIPGYDFQDLVQHGYLSVIKAIHKYTLGSNSYNGYFINSISLNFKALLKGEIKHFREVPDDKIMDKDDYYDFTLDDEIIAYDEVEKLYKSLNKLEPLEREIINRHYIKGESYSEIACSLDVKYDRVIYLKKRGFLKIRKEQFLYSFLS, from the coding sequence ATGGAAAATATTATAAAAAAGGCTAAAGAGGGGGATAGGGCTTCTATAATTTCAATTATTGAAAAGTATAAGCCCTTTATATTTAAGTCTGCGTGTAAATATAATATTCCAGGATATGATTTTCAGGATCTAGTGCAGCATGGATATCTGTCGGTTATAAAAGCAATACATAAATATACCCTTGGTAGCAATTCATATAATGGATACTTTATAAATTCCATAAGCTTAAACTTTAAAGCATTACTAAAGGGAGAGATAAAACACTTTCGTGAAGTTCCAGATGATAAAATAATGGACAAGGATGATTACTACGATTTTACATTAGATGATGAGATAATAGCATATGATGAAGTAGAAAAACTTTATAAATCACTTAATAAATTAGAGCCACTAGAGCGGGAGATTATAAATAGACATTATATAAAGGGTGAAAGCTACTCTGAGATTGCCTGTAGTTTAGATGTTAAATATGATAGGGTTATTTATTTGAAAAAGAGAGGGTTTTTGAAGATAAGAAAAGAACAGTTTCTCTATTCTTTTCTTTCCTAG
- a CDS encoding replication initiation protein, whose amino-acid sequence MNDITKESRVLMKNNIMIKSKYNISAIENRIFQVILYKLQKKNEDILSCEIYHSEFKDFIKNPNQCTINAIYNTLIKLRKSSIFFEDNDRWIEFGFINGHEYDKKNNVFKIQASEKVYSLLRQYLNTGYTPVNLQIFLGLTNHYSQRFYELLRLWSGVKTKINYTIDELKEYLMLDGNYPEYGNFKRRVIVPAIKELNKTGFFEIDFKEVKQGRKVVSIDFLVKDLDKRIYFKEFEEFNDEDNILEGEIKPKEIVNKKEETVTNKIENILHIENKAVIKMINNKFKDYDFELNKETIWECEIITLEKDNNIYDSINANNYKYFINTLANKINLENQNKDNFNDFPQRKYDFEDLEAKLLLRK is encoded by the coding sequence ATGAATGATATAACTAAGGAATCTCGAGTATTAATGAAAAATAATATAATGATTAAATCAAAATATAATATATCAGCTATTGAAAATAGGATATTCCAAGTGATTTTGTATAAGCTTCAGAAAAAGAATGAAGATATATTAAGTTGTGAAATTTATCATTCTGAATTTAAAGATTTTATAAAAAATCCTAATCAATGTACAATAAATGCTATATATAATACCTTAATAAAACTTAGAAAATCAAGTATCTTTTTTGAAGACAATGATAGATGGATAGAATTTGGTTTTATAAATGGACATGAATATGATAAAAAGAATAATGTCTTTAAAATACAAGCATCTGAAAAAGTATATTCACTATTAAGACAATATTTAAATACTGGATATACCCCTGTTAATCTTCAAATATTTTTAGGACTTACAAATCATTATTCCCAAAGATTTTATGAACTTTTAAGACTTTGGAGCGGTGTTAAAACAAAGATTAATTATACAATTGATGAATTAAAAGAATACTTAATGTTAGATGGGAACTATCCTGAGTATGGAAACTTTAAAAGAAGAGTAATAGTGCCTGCAATAAAGGAACTTAATAAAACAGGGTTCTTTGAAATAGATTTTAAAGAAGTAAAACAGGGAAGGAAAGTAGTGTCCATTGATTTTTTAGTTAAGGATTTAGACAAGCGAATATATTTTAAAGAATTTGAAGAATTTAATGATGAAGATAATATATTAGAGGGTGAAATTAAACCTAAAGAAATAGTTAATAAGAAGGAGGAAACAGTAACTAATAAAATAGAAAATATACTACATATAGAAAACAAAGCAGTTATAAAAATGATTAATAATAAATTTAAGGATTATGATTTTGAACTTAATAAAGAAACTATTTGGGAGTGTGAGATTATAACCCTTGAAAAGGATAATAATATTTATGATTCTATAAATGCAAATAACTATAAGTATTTTATAAATACATTAGCAAATAAAATTAATTTGGAAAATCAGAATAAAGATAATTTTAACGATTTTCCTCAGCGCAAATATGATTTTGAGGACCTTGAAGCAAAGCTTCTTTTGAGGAAATAG
- a CDS encoding N-6 DNA methylase produces MRLKNKSNEVINLFINQVDRNKAENLTLCSLTYNWLYATKELYKWELPDKITDDMMRCDRFPEKFIESTTYIQERNEKLKDIFTYLGVNDLKQVHLDHWGIFIDIFHNIKFSNELEAKELQRFFDEFIYNIENTIEKNEGSIAPVSIRKLVTKLLNPKEDSIIADITCGTGSFIADINEFIKDKYNDNKKFQYYAQDINSRMLALTKLRCIFNGITNFTVKKGDVLQDEDLYYKKFNYIVAEYPFNLTDWNKPQYVYKNFIPQTTNLRYIDWALNQYVINKLDDRGKAVVVLSKGCLIRSQEAFMRKYFVEKNLIESIILLPASLYFGTSIPVAIIIFNKNKPDYMNEKIQFIDASNCFIKLEKNKRDIKDDDIKRIVDAYTSKENYEDFSILVDKESIKDNKYNLNSTEYIGTSLLKEKIKNSILLGEVAEVKKGVAISKKEIADLKTWPTHYYINLKDIEDGEIKYENAERIEAKKDWETKAAIEPMDILVSSRGHSIKIAMVGSQVGKAIVSDNLLIIRIKQDIYDSRILKKYLESPLGKELLESIQTGSATVKIITAKNLERLPLPKIQQEYIKKLGEVIDYTEKKYKEAIEQARHIYDLETNEIYEKMNIIDIISDINKK; encoded by the coding sequence ATGAGACTAAAGAATAAATCTAATGAAGTCATAAATTTATTTATAAATCAGGTTGATAGAAATAAAGCAGAGAATTTAACATTATGCTCATTAACATATAATTGGCTATATGCTACTAAAGAACTATACAAGTGGGAACTCCCAGATAAGATAACTGATGATATGATGAGGTGTGATAGGTTCCCGGAAAAATTTATTGAATCTACAACCTACATTCAAGAAAGAAATGAAAAATTAAAAGATATATTTACATATTTGGGAGTTAATGATTTAAAGCAAGTACATTTAGATCATTGGGGTATTTTTATAGATATATTTCATAATATTAAATTTTCAAATGAATTAGAGGCAAAGGAACTCCAAAGATTTTTTGATGAATTTATATATAACATAGAAAATACCATTGAAAAAAATGAAGGAAGTATAGCTCCGGTGTCCATAAGAAAGCTTGTAACAAAATTATTGAATCCCAAGGAAGATTCAATCATAGCAGATATTACTTGTGGAACAGGAAGTTTTATAGCAGACATTAATGAATTTATAAAAGATAAGTACAATGATAATAAAAAATTTCAGTATTATGCTCAGGATATAAATTCGAGAATGTTAGCATTAACTAAGTTAAGATGTATTTTTAATGGAATAACTAATTTCACTGTGAAAAAAGGTGATGTATTACAAGATGAAGATTTATATTATAAAAAGTTCAATTACATAGTTGCAGAGTATCCCTTTAATTTAACGGATTGGAATAAACCACAATATGTATATAAAAATTTCATACCACAAACAACTAATCTTAGATATATAGATTGGGCTTTAAATCAATATGTAATAAATAAACTTGATGATAGAGGCAAGGCGGTTGTAGTATTAAGTAAAGGATGCTTAATAAGAAGCCAAGAAGCTTTTATGAGAAAATATTTTGTAGAGAAAAATTTAATAGAAAGTATAATTCTTTTACCTGCTAGTCTTTATTTTGGCACATCAATTCCTGTTGCAATTATTATATTTAACAAAAATAAACCTGATTATATGAATGAAAAGATACAATTTATTGATGCAAGTAATTGTTTTATAAAGTTAGAAAAAAATAAGAGGGATATAAAAGATGATGATATTAAAAGGATAGTAGATGCTTATACATCTAAGGAAAACTATGAAGATTTTAGTATACTAGTGGATAAGGAAAGTATAAAAGATAACAAATATAATTTAAATAGTACAGAATACATAGGAACTTCTTTATTAAAAGAAAAAATCAAAAATAGTATATTATTAGGAGAAGTAGCAGAAGTAAAAAAAGGAGTTGCTATATCTAAAAAGGAAATAGCAGACCTTAAAACGTGGCCTACCCACTACTATATTAATTTAAAAGATATAGAAGATGGAGAAATAAAATATGAAAATGCAGAAAGAATAGAGGCTAAAAAAGACTGGGAAACAAAAGCAGCTATAGAACCTATGGATATTCTTGTGTCATCTAGAGGGCATAGTATTAAAATTGCAATGGTAGGTAGTCAAGTTGGAAAGGCTATAGTATCTGATAATCTGCTAATAATAAGAATTAAACAAGATATATATGATTCTAGAATTTTAAAAAAGTATTTAGAAAGTCCTTTAGGAAAGGAATTATTAGAAAGTATACAAACTGGAAGTGCAACTGTAAAAATAATAACAGCTAAAAATTTGGAGAGGTTACCACTTCCTAAAATACAACAGGAGTATATAAAAAAATTAGGAGAGGTAATTGATTATACAGAAAAAAAATATAAAGAGGCTATAGAACAAGCTAGGCATATATATGACTTGGAAACTAATGAAATATATGAAAAAATGAACATTATAGATATTATAAGTGATATTAACAAAAAATAA
- a CDS encoding ABC transporter ATP-binding protein — protein MRNVLEVKNIKKDYINNKYKYTILNGLTFNIQEGEFVAIMGSSGSGKTTLLNVISTIDEVTSGYITINGKNINNMTEDEKSEFRRKYLGFIFQEYNLINTLTLKENIQLILSVNNYNIHDIDSKVLKIAKYLNIDKILNKYPYEVSGGERQRCACARALILNPNIILADEPTGALDSNSSKKLLEIMKKINKNNNISILMVTHDPIVASYCSRVIFIKDGILYKDIHNDNYNIKDFHKEIVRIMTTLGDETYENHA, from the coding sequence TTGAGAAATGTATTAGAAGTTAAAAATATAAAAAAAGATTATATTAATAATAAATATAAATATACAATATTAAATGGCCTAACTTTTAATATCCAAGAAGGTGAATTTGTCGCGATAATGGGTTCTTCTGGTTCAGGTAAAACAACATTATTAAATGTTATTTCTACCATAGATGAAGTTACAAGCGGCTATATTACGATTAACGGAAAAAATATAAATAATATGACTGAAGATGAAAAAAGCGAATTTAGAAGAAAATATCTAGGATTCATTTTTCAAGAATATAATTTAATTAATACTCTTACATTAAAAGAAAATATACAATTAATACTTTCAGTAAATAATTACAATATTCACGACATTGATAGTAAAGTATTAAAAATAGCTAAATATTTAAACATTGACAAAATTCTCAATAAGTATCCTTATGAAGTTTCAGGGGGAGAAAGACAACGGTGTGCCTGTGCAAGAGCACTCATATTAAATCCAAATATAATTTTAGCAGATGAACCAACAGGAGCCTTAGATTCAAATTCATCTAAAAAATTATTAGAAATTATGAAAAAAATCAATAAAAATAATAATATTAGTATTTTAATGGTTACACATGATCCTATAGTTGCAAGTTATTGTAGTAGAGTAATATTTATTAAAGATGGTATTTTATATAAAGATATTCACAATGATAATTATAATATAAAGGATTTCCACAAGGAAATAGTTAGAATTATGACAACTCTAGGAGATGAAACTTATGAAAATCATGCTTAA
- a CDS encoding FtsX-like permease family protein, with translation MKIMLKLAFKNLKKCLKDYVIYLLTLTIVISLFYSFLSLSSNQYKIISSEQIDLNNLYSFLKYVGFIISLILIFLIKYCNDYIIKLKSKQFAIFLILGIKRKNVELIFFMEQFFLGLLSIFLGIILGSLFSTILSNIILKFIGQTSKITINIFWDTSLYTCIFFIVIYIFIFIINHIKLKKIKILDLMKFSNKNDIQNIKSKKFYINLFFILIISIGLALIKTYKYIKVCHLSEISIESKNFLIFQIGIYIIISIFCFIYLISFLLSFIKNHNKNIVYKKTNIIFLSNLTSKIKTIPKLLGITSTLILGGLLLFSISSIMAEWANGFSKYKETYDIIISTRYNDILDYNYLPKLKGKEFINYINENKYHIKDQHTINKYFINKNDFYKRKKGLFPPFVISLSDYNYLRKMVGANKIELDNNKFAIHANKTIYNSKKVFKFEKILKLNQQIILKNSNRIDNLSLGGENLYNQYTDYIYIIPDKYIKNLSRAETSLCINTKTDLNYKFAMSLEEYIKNSMNYQNKITYNKYKTDPNFKRIYNIHIKTLSRNDSIVASLLIKLLGTYVGIILLIICYTLLSLNQLFNSTEQKKTFIILKNIGVKRTERNKLIKKQIAFMFLLPFLISIVGYFIIILLYLKNNQNEIIAYVNYVNLIHTFINIFLIGFILSLSYYILTSRIFINNVESTDNN, from the coding sequence ATGAAAATCATGCTTAAGTTAGCTTTTAAAAATTTAAAAAAATGTCTAAAAGACTATGTTATTTACTTACTAACTTTGACAATAGTTATTTCTTTATTTTATAGCTTTTTATCACTTTCAAGTAATCAATATAAAATAATTTCATCTGAACAAATAGATTTAAACAATCTTTATTCATTTTTAAAATATGTAGGTTTTATAATATCTCTTATATTGATATTTTTGATTAAGTATTGTAATGATTACATCATAAAACTTAAGAGCAAACAATTTGCTATTTTTTTGATTTTAGGTATAAAACGAAAAAATGTGGAATTGATTTTTTTTATGGAACAATTTTTTTTAGGATTACTATCTATATTTTTAGGTATAATTTTAGGATCATTATTCTCAACAATATTATCAAATATTATATTAAAATTTATTGGCCAAACATCTAAAATTACTATTAATATATTTTGGGATACAAGTTTATATACTTGCATTTTTTTTATAGTTATATATATATTTATATTTATAATAAATCATATAAAATTAAAAAAAATTAAAATTCTAGATTTAATGAAATTTTCAAATAAAAATGATATTCAAAATATTAAAAGTAAAAAATTCTATATTAACTTATTTTTTATATTAATAATTTCTATTGGACTAGCTCTTATTAAAACATATAAGTATATAAAAGTTTGTCATTTAAGTGAAATATCCATTGAATCTAAAAATTTTTTAATATTTCAAATAGGCATATATATAATTATATCTATTTTTTGTTTTATATATTTAATATCTTTTTTATTATCATTTATAAAAAATCATAATAAAAATATAGTATATAAAAAAACAAATATTATATTTTTATCAAATTTAACATCTAAAATTAAAACAATACCAAAATTACTTGGAATTACTTCTACACTAATCTTAGGTGGATTGTTGCTATTTTCTATTAGTTCAATAATGGCAGAATGGGCAAATGGATTTTCAAAATACAAAGAAACTTACGATATTATTATATCTACTAGATATAATGATATTTTAGATTATAATTATCTTCCCAAATTAAAAGGAAAAGAATTTATAAATTATATTAATGAAAATAAGTATCACATAAAAGACCAACATACTATAAATAAATATTTTATAAATAAAAATGATTTTTATAAAAGAAAAAAAGGACTATTTCCTCCATTTGTAATATCATTATCAGATTACAATTATTTAAGAAAAATGGTGGGTGCCAATAAGATTGAACTTGATAATAATAAATTTGCAATACATGCAAATAAAACTATATATAATTCAAAAAAAGTCTTTAAATTTGAAAAAATATTAAAACTTAACCAACAAATAATATTAAAAAATTCAAATAGAATTGACAACCTAAGTTTAGGAGGAGAAAATTTATACAATCAATATACAGATTATATTTATATAATACCAGATAAATATATAAAAAATTTATCTAGAGCTGAAACTTCATTATGCATAAATACTAAAACTGATTTAAATTATAAATTTGCAATGTCGTTGGAAGAATATATAAAAAACTCTATGAATTATCAAAATAAAATTACTTATAATAAATATAAAACTGATCCTAACTTTAAGAGAATATATAATATTCATATAAAAACTCTTTCAAGAAATGATAGTATAGTTGCTTCATTATTGATAAAATTGTTAGGAACATATGTTGGTATTATATTACTTATAATATGTTATACACTACTCTCATTAAATCAATTATTTAATTCAACAGAACAGAAAAAAACCTTTATTATTTTAAAAAATATAGGAGTAAAAAGAACTGAACGAAATAAACTTATAAAAAAACAAATAGCATTTATGTTCTTATTACCATTTTTAATTTCTATAGTAGGATATTTTATAATAATATTATTATATCTTAAAAACAATCAAAATGAAATTATAGCTTATGTAAATTATGTAAATCTTATACATACTTTTATAAATATATTTTTAATAGGATTTATACTATCTTTATCTTATTATATTTTAACTAGTCGTATATTTATTAATAATGTAGAATCAACTGATAATAATTAA
- a CDS encoding WG repeat-containing protein gives MKKIFKLTIIPMVILLLTSCNLQSKQALGYTEKTINISKDINNISNIRYLGQGIYAVNTSTDKNLSKYKLMDSSGKLLSDNIFYYMDSDSKFNDKGTIPVMVTDYTKHKKRKYKLINIRGEFVGKSYDVVSPIEKDMYEVLEGDTYGYIDSTGKEITQLIKMSSATLNNPNCRPYKNEKGKYQFLNKEGKNIAPYEFDDFEYTKSSKDLISVYKNNKWGFMNKQGTFVKDFQFEEVHGFCEDLISVKQNGKWGCMDRSLNVTIPFKFDKPVVFIGGIAIVDIDSKEGPIDKKGNFLISPKFDCIKGDFHEGYSMVQLGNKTGIIDIKGNFIVKPNNKYGFYSWDSKSINMVTNLGTTHLMDIQSKKVIDLEHKQVSSFKNNIVLISENNKWGIIDRQGNSIAPTEFDEFLDFTNDFAIVKKQNKYGIIDIKGKYKIPLKYDEIKYICKNYYAVKKEGKWGIIDINEKVIKPIEYDNASVVELKEKSKFQAFLMKKTKLLVLKFKN, from the coding sequence ATGAAAAAAATTTTTAAGTTAACTATAATACCTATGGTTATATTACTTTTAACATCATGCAATCTGCAATCAAAACAAGCACTAGGTTATACAGAGAAAACTATTAATATATCAAAGGATATTAATAATATATCTAATATAAGGTATCTTGGACAAGGTATATATGCAGTTAATACATCTACAGATAAAAACTTATCTAAATATAAACTAATGGATTCTAGTGGAAAGTTACTTAGTGATAATATATTTTATTATATGGATTCCGATTCAAAGTTTAATGACAAAGGGACAATTCCTGTTATGGTAACAGATTATACAAAACATAAGAAGCGAAAATATAAATTAATCAATATAAGAGGTGAGTTTGTAGGTAAAAGTTACGATGTTGTATCTCCTATAGAAAAAGATATGTACGAGGTATTAGAAGGTGATACATATGGATATATTGATTCTACAGGAAAAGAAATAACCCAGTTAATAAAAATGTCCTCAGCTACTTTAAATAATCCTAATTGTAGACCTTATAAAAATGAAAAAGGGAAGTACCAATTTTTAAATAAAGAAGGCAAAAATATAGCTCCATACGAATTTGACGATTTTGAGTATACTAAAAGTAGTAAGGATTTAATATCAGTATACAAAAACAACAAATGGGGTTTCATGAATAAACAAGGGACTTTTGTGAAAGATTTTCAGTTTGAAGAGGTACATGGATTTTGTGAAGACTTAATAAGTGTTAAACAAAATGGAAAATGGGGATGTATGGACCGAAGTTTAAATGTAACAATACCATTTAAGTTTGATAAACCTGTGGTATTTATAGGGGGAATTGCTATAGTAGATATAGATTCAAAAGAGGGTCCTATAGATAAAAAAGGTAACTTTTTAATTTCTCCTAAATTTGACTGTATTAAAGGAGATTTTCATGAAGGGTATTCAATGGTTCAGCTAGGTAATAAAACTGGAATTATTGATATTAAAGGCAACTTTATTGTAAAGCCTAATAATAAATATGGATTTTACAGTTGGGATTCTAAAAGTATTAATATGGTTACTAATTTAGGTACAACACATCTTATGGATATACAAAGCAAAAAAGTTATTGATTTAGAGCATAAACAAGTTAGTTCTTTTAAAAATAATATAGTCCTTATATCGGAAAATAATAAATGGGGAATTATAGATAGACAAGGTAATAGTATAGCTCCCACTGAATTTGATGAATTTCTAGATTTTACAAATGATTTTGCTATTGTTAAAAAACAAAATAAATACGGCATTATAGACATTAAAGGAAAGTATAAAATTCCTCTTAAATATGATGAAATCAAATATATTTGTAAGAATTATTATGCAGTAAAGAAAGAGGGTAAGTGGGGAATTATTGATATTAATGAAAAGGTAATTAAGCCAATTGAATATGATAATGCATCAGTAGTTGAACTTAAAGAAAAGTCTAAATTTCAAGCTTTTTTAATGAAAAAAACAAAATTACTAGTTCTTAAATTTAAGAACTAG
- a CDS encoding peptidoglycan-binding domain-containing protein has translation MLLKKGMQNNSITYIQYGLRITCINPGNVDGIFGENTYIGVKKLQQRFGLDVDGIVGPGTWEKLKSQIRPIQSALNDHNYKIAVDGVAGGRTIDAVKHFQNNHKLTALQGGTLRAKLVGPCYSPNNFVVLLEYSTSVGNIPVYQTLTLHYTNFRNKTPQYSSNTSVRTAGIILIGALVFGACIALAPAAAEIGTAIVTFASRYNLAS, from the coding sequence ATGCTATTAAAAAAAGGTATGCAAAATAATAGTATTACATATATTCAATACGGTCTACGAATTACATGCATTAATCCAGGTAATGTTGATGGTATTTTCGGTGAAAACACTTATATAGGAGTTAAAAAACTTCAACAAAGATTTGGTTTAGATGTAGATGGTATAGTAGGACCAGGTACTTGGGAAAAACTTAAATCTCAAATAAGACCTATACAATCTGCTTTAAATGATCACAATTATAAAATAGCAGTTGATGGCGTAGCTGGAGGTAGAACTATTGATGCAGTTAAACACTTTCAAAATAATCATAAGCTTACTGCTCTACAAGGAGGTACTTTAAGAGCTAAATTAGTTGGACCTTGTTATTCACCAAACAACTTTGTAGTACTGCTTGAATATAGTACGTCAGTAGGTAATATACCAGTATATCAAACTTTAACACTACATTATACTAACTTCAGAAATAAAACTCCTCAGTATAGTTCCAATACCAGTGTTCGAACTGCAGGTATAATTTTAATTGGAGCACTTGTTTTTGGTGCTTGTATTGCTTTAGCTCCTGCTGCTGCTGAAATAGGAACAGCAATTGTAACATTCGCTTCTCGTTATAATCTCGCTTCTTAA